The nucleotide window ATTTGAGCACAGATATTCTTCTTAAAATAAGTCAAAAAATTGATAAGTATATTGTTGAATATTATCAGATGTGTGACGGTACGAAAACTGAATTTGAAGAAAAAGAAAGTCAATAACGGAAATCAAACTTCGGTTGCTAATCTGGCAATCAAA belongs to Carboxydocella sporoproducens DSM 16521 and includes:
- a CDS encoding aspartyl-phosphate phosphatase Spo0E family protein; amino-acid sequence: MGKKDKIEIARSILTNAMNMNLSTDILLKISQKIDKYIVEYYQMCDGTKTEFEEKESQ